One window of the Anopheles cruzii chromosome 2, idAnoCruzAS_RS32_06, whole genome shotgun sequence genome contains the following:
- the LOC128267214 gene encoding uncharacterized protein LOC128267214: MSSRQTLRRGVKRRESQVEDEEARARREYYDYHSDSEPELDADELEADRRVFNSVTEEERQKARELTRRMVLICEQHAENGPKMLKQILCALGPLIPGLPKDPRTALEESIGPWSNESIEMQGGVYWHRGFENGIRANRATDQKDLTFDIQVDEVSLEQMTKPTFLAWIIMARLHEGSKPPGEPFVVGVFCGDAEPHCEEFLGPFIEEAERLCEAPLTINGDSVTVKPRVVITDVAARAFVKGTVHQSNYYGCPKCTIKGKFVSGSTITFFGKRNTNPRTNEEFRRGVYAGTHQLVRDERDGQPFMTPLARLPIDLVQNVIVGENRRLLHIGAMKTLFFAFADGLGNIQAMERQHRELMETTLHGFRYPHERKQPNYVTDIAKWPHTMWGCFLDIVGVVILKPAIKEQYYDNYCRLHWAVAICNNRRYRHLLNYARLLIEDFVKEHQKLVGYVTSTFHCLLHLVDEVEMFGALPLQSAYPFKAAHSNLKHRVDVTKRTPPEQQIARALLLREAARRGEKPLPLIPIPTNDDLRVVIREKFVLRCESISADDKNSWFLAPNSASGGQVVKFLKASADPFTVYGQPLAEQTTSYKHPVNVPDGLNVFTSIDKTQLQNTKEYRLKDMICKLCPLNMQSYTAFVPLPESFAET, translated from the exons ATGTCATCCAGACAAACTTTGAGGCGAGGAGTCAAGCGACGGGAGAGCCAGGTTGAGGATGAGGAGGCCCGCGCCAGACGAGAATATTACGATTACCACAGCGACAGCGAACCGGAACTCGACGCTGATGAGCTGGAGGCCGATCGCAGGGTGTTCAACAGTGTCACGGAGGAGGAGCGTCAAAAGGCGAGGGAACTCACGCGCCGTATGGTGCTGATCTGCGAGCAACACGCGGAAAATGGGCCGAAGATGCTGAAGCAGATTCTGTGCGCGCTGGGGCCACTTATCCCCGGCCTACCGAAGGATCCCCGCACCGCATTGGAGGAGTCCATAGGGCCATGGAGCAACGAGTCCATCGAGATGCAGGGAGGCGTTTACTGGCATCGTGGTTTTG AAAACGGAATACGTGCCAACAGAGCCACCGACCAAAAGGACCTCACATTTGACATTCAAGTCGATGAAGTGTCGCTGGAACAGATGACAAAACCGACATTCTTAGCGTGGATTATCATGGCTCGGCTGCACGAAGGCTCAAAACCACCGGGCGAGCCTTTTGTCgtcggtgtgttttgtggcgaTGCTGAGCCGCACTGTGAGGAGTTCCTGGGGCCGTTCATCGAAGAGGCTGAACGGTTATGCGAAGCACCACTGACGATTAATGGGGATTCGGTAACCGTTAAACCACGAGTAGTAATTACCGACGTTGCCGCACGGGCATTTGTTAAAG GGACGGTCCATCAGAGCAATTACTACGGGTGCCCAAAGTGCACCATAAAAGGAAAGTTTGTCTCTGGATCCACCATCACGTTCTTCGGCAAAAGGAACACCAACCCACGGACAAATGAAGAGTTCCGGCGAGGAGTTTACGCAGGCACCCACCAATTGGTGAGAGATGAGAGAGATGGGCAACCCTTTATGACGCCTTTGGCGAGGTTGCCCATAGACTTAGTCCAGAATGTAATTGTAGGCGAAAACCGACGTTTACTGCACATCGGTGCTATGAAAACTTTGTTTTTCGCGTTTGCCGATGGTCTTGGTAATATCCAGGCCATGGAACGACAACATCGTGAACTTATGGAGACCACATTGCATGGTTTCCGGTACCCTCACGAAAGGAAACAGCCAAACTATGTAACCGATATTGCTAAGTGGCCGCACACCATGTGGGGCTGCTTTTTAGACATCGTAGGGGTCGTAATACTGAAGCCAGCTATAAAGGAACAGTACTACGACAACTATTGTCGATTGCATTGGGCCGTTGCAATTTGCAACAATAGACGATATCGACATTTGCTGAATTACGCGCGGTTGTTGATAGAGGATTTTGTAAAAGAGCACCAAAAGTTGGTCGGCTATGTGACGAGTACTTTTCACTGCCTCCTCCACCTAGTGGACGAGGTAGAAATGTTTGGAGCCTTGCCACTACAGTCTGCGTACCCGTTTAAGGCCGCACATAGTAACCTTAAACACAGAGTAGACGTCACAAAGCGCACACCGCCGGAGCAGCAGATCGCGAGAGCCCTGTTACTCCGTGAGGCAGCGCGTCGTGGTGAGAAACCACTCCCTCTTATTCCGATCCCTACGAACGATGACCTTAGGGTGGTAATCCGAGAGAAATTCGTGTTGAGATGCGAATCCATTTCAGCAGACGATAAAAACTCTTGGTTCTTGGCGCCGAACTCCGCAAGCGGCGGCCAAGTAGTTAAATTTCTTAAAGCTTCGGCAGACCCCTTTACCGTGTATGGGCAACCCCTTGCCGAGCAAACGACGAGTTACAAACATCCAGTCAACGTGCCTGATGGGTTGAACGTGTTTACCTCAATCGACAAAACACAACTGCAGAACACAAAAGAATATCGCTTGAAGGATATGATTTGTAAACTATGTCCACTTAATATGCAGAGTTACACAGCGTTTGTGCCTCTGCCTGAATCCTTTGCAGAGACCTAA